The genomic stretch TCAAAAGGCCAAGATTTTATGAGATAGATGTTTTCTAATccctaggaaaataaaatatccCTCTAGCTTCATAGTTCATAGCTAGTCTGCAAAACATCAAAATATAAACACATTTAGGCTCTATTTAAATAATCGCTTGCGTCgccttaaaaaataaatgaacaaaaaatattttcattgtacACGAAAATGTAGGTATAAATTGTtgcaataatgaaaatatttttaatgacTAATCATTTTAAGCATTACAAtggatcatttttcaaaaagtatttttcaaatcattcatttttcttcgaAATACACGGAGCCTTGCAAAGATATCATTATTTATGAACAAATTAGAAATTACATATAATTTCAGCTTCATAGCTAGTTTGCAAAACATGAAGACTAGAACACATTTAGAAAGACATCATTaccataagaaaagaaaatgcaaattacATATAATTTTAGCGCTCGGATGTTTTGTATGGCTTTGGACCCGAGTAAAGCCCTTAAACTATTTCGTCTGAATTCTGGGATGTGAAATTCGGGGATATTCCTTtagatgaaaggaagaaaaatattttctctcaacttaagGAGGTGATGGTGGGAAAGGTAAACTCCACATCATCTTCGAATAGCTACCATCGGGTACGGTTATATAGTAACGTCCCGCGCATGTGGTGAATTATCGGAGCTTCAGCTCCCGCACCGTCAATCTATGTTTCGCACAATATCTTTCAACCGACTTGTTGGCAGCGTATCCATGGTTCAATGACATTGTACGATACAAATTGttacaataatgaaaatatttttattgactaattatttcaagcaatacaatgggtcatttttcaaaaagtatttttcaaatcattaatttttcgcgaaataaacgaagcTTTAAAAATATATCATTAATTATAAACAAATTAGAAATTCCATATAATTTCAGCTTCACAGCAAGTTTGCAAAACTTGAAGACTAGAACACATTTGGAAAGATAACATTaccatatataaaaaaaaatacaaattacaTATAATTTCAGCTGCCGCATGTTATATATGGCTTCACAAGCCAAGCAACCAAAAACGGGGGCTCGATCAGACATTGTAAACAAAGTATACAGACAAAATGCGTTGAGGATGCACGTACGTAGTATAAAATAGGAtgaatatcacgaaaaatcccaaattagtacgtatgtaataaatttatcttaaattatttttttactacaaaaaatcctaaatcgatacacttgtgataaatttaccacaaatcattttttcaacaactaaaaatcctaaatcgatacatttgtgatcaatttatcccaaattaattattttaactgccaaaaatcccaaaccgatgcacatgtaacaaatttacccttagtttccattaaattagattaatatcacaaaaaatctcaaattgatacatatatgaCAAATAAATATGTATATTGGGCTATTGCCATGTGctatccaactcagcaatttgataataaaatttaacgaaaattaatggatgCTAAATTTGGCAAAGTGTACTGggttggggtaaatttgtcaaagatgtatcaatttagaattttttgtggtaaaaaaaaattaggttatgataaatttatcacttgtgtatcaatttagggcTTTTCGTCGTAGTAACCTTATAAAATATTGTTGTTGACCGAGGCGGCGCATTTCCTGCATGTTCACGTCTAAAATACATTAATCAAATTGCAAatttctttattgtttttttttactcttttttttttttttgtttaaagtaATAAATATTGCCCTGAAAGTCAAAGAAATGGGCCCTTCGATTAATTTCATTTAAGGCGTGAAAGCGGGTCACCGACGGAGTGATGTATTCTACAACCCCCCCAGTACGACTGGGCAAGTAGAGATAAGATCAGATTAATTAATGTATTCGTGCACAATTACGTGTTAAAAATGTAAACATAGTGTACATTAGCCAAATAATAGCAAAGCAATGACAAAAGTGCTATATTTCACCTCAGGATCACTGACTCTTCCTCTGACAGATAGGTAGGTGGATAGtcaattgatttttgaagcgtTGGGTTGgcgaaaataaattatttaaaaattattatttttgaaaacgGTTGTTCCatttacagaaaaaaaaaattaccgacAAAATTTCActttaaattcatttttgtaaataatacgagacatcatttttagaaaaatattttatcaatCATAGATATTCCTAGAAACAAATACATGCTTTTCGGTTATGAGAAATATTCCCTTCAAAGCACTTAGAGAGTAACGCCAATTGATTTAGAGATTATCGAAATGAAGTTAGAGGcaggaaaagcaagaaaatgcGAAGAAATTATTGGAGAGTGAATGTAAGTGTGTCCGCGTTGTGAATTGTGAGAAGCTTTCTGTCTTGATCTTTCAACCAGGAACATAGACCCAAATTGAGAACAATAATTTCTCACCTCCTCTCCTCTTGTCCGTGCTTCGTTCTGCATTTTGGAGGCAGTAATTTGATTGTATTTACTCTAGAGATCGTCGAACCCACATTGCAGTTATAATCCTGCGGCTCTCACAGGAAACTTCATTGTGCCAAATTGAGACAACCTTGTAAATTCGAAATTTACCGATAGGCTTATAagattaaaaacaaaataataaatgcaACGtgctgccaaaaaaaaaaaattcaaggtgaATTCAGCTCAGTGATTTGTCCACGGTTCAAAAAGGCAAGGACGAACTTTATAACTTTCAGATGAACTGCTCATTTAAATGGCAGTGTGAATCTCAATGGGGGGAAAAATTGATGCTTCTTTCTAATGAAGATCCCTTGGCTACTTATACAAGATAATTTACATTTATCAACTAAACGATGTAATAATAAACAACCCCATAAATTAAGGGGtgcgaaaacacaaaaaaagaagtgtATTCAGATATTTACACAATCGTCCAATCATTTTCGTCTGGACATGAAGGCTTTTCAGCCGGGGATGCGCTTCCAGGCCTCGGAGGCTTCCGTGAAAATAAAGACGACTTGCTATCAAAGAAACTGGCAAATGATTGACGAGACAGGTTATCTTCTGCAATCTTCTGGTTCTTCATTTCTTgctcttttatttgtttgtccTTGCCACCGAAGATGAGACTCAGTCTCTTGAACCGGCGCCTTGGTTCACCTGGTGTGGTGCTTGTATCTTCCGGAGGCTGCATCATTTTTAAAGCTTCCTCAGGTTTGAGCAGCATCATCTCCACTGTTTCATATACCTGAGGAAGAAAATATGCTCGTGAGTGATTTGGTTCTCTAGCAAAGTGTCCAACACAAAGCCCATCTATACACCCGGTAACAAAAATTCAACCGAAAACTAAAGGCATTGACGACGGAAATTCATAAACTGTTCACATGTGCATTTGCATGCAGAAACATATGTAGCGAGCTACCTAAGGAAGTTAAAGAAACGAAATGAACCCGTAGGATTTGAGAAGCTTGGCCCATATACCCTAACATCTGATATCTATCCCGGATATAATTGACCATCTGACAAGGCTAGATAGActtcttcaagaaaaatatgcattgGTTTGAGAGGCTCGCTCAAGAAGACGTGCCTCCAAATACTCCCCAGAAAGACGCACATTAGGGAAACCTCAATTAGAGGTCGAGAAATGTATGCTCCATCTTAGGATCATCAAGTCAGAATATATAAAATGCTCTGGTAATCTCCCAACCTATTTCAGCAACTTCATGATACCGTCAGAATAGCCTTTGACTCTTACCTGCCAAAGATCATCGACTTTCTCCCTGATGCTCCCTTGACAAGTGGAAGTTACGTAATCTTTGCACTCATAAAACAGCTTTGAGAAATTAGGATCTGCTGAAATTGAAGCCTCGGCAATCATAAACCCCTCTGCAAGCTAAATTCCAAAAGATAATAATGTTTGCACCACATAAGAAATTCTTACCAATTCAGTATCTCATCTCTTAGAGAAAATACAGGGACCAATGACAAATGCTTAAAACTGGACAAAATGATGCCTTGTGATAAAACAGCATTCCAGGTATTGACCTCAATGTGTACACGATATTCTAAATCTTATTGTTGCCTGAAATAACTGAAGAGACTATATTTTCCACATTTTAATCAAGACCTCACATCGAGTCTAATAAATTAATGTTGACAAAGCAGAATTTAGGCAGAGGCATCGTCCGTAAATGCAAAAGATGTTCTATGATGACAACACAATGGATAAACATGTCCATTCAATAGCTAAGTGCCCATAGGACCAAGAACTTTAGATTGGAGAGGGTAAAAAATACGTTTATATCAAAGCCAATACCATTTGAAGGTGACTCCTACGTGATTTACCAAAGTCAATGAACAAAGCCTGAAAAGAGACCGTGATTTCTCATATATTCAAATGCTTCTTATATTGTTTTAGACTATTATCCAACAAGGAGAatttaaaaattgtcacgtcatTCCAAAAACAAGACTTACAACTCATAGTAAAAGATAGAAGTTGGAGTTGGAATAGTGGTGGTCTACCCATATCCGAGAGGTCTTAGGTTCAATTCCTATGTTGCTCTTCCATATTATCTTCGCAACCAATACAAAtaagaaattttcaacaaaaaatgtCAGCTTTTCATAGGTCACCTTCAATTTATGGAGGCGGTTCTTCAATAAATGGTTACTTATCAAGAACATCATAAATAGCATATATCATAAACATGATGAAGTTCGAGATATGATGGGTGTCAGTTTATTGGAGAAAcgtcctccctccctctctctctctctctcaaagttgAGGCTCTTGTTGATGTTTATACTTTTGGATGACTGCTGTAACTTTTAAGATATTCATTACGAATAATTGCAGATAAAATCAATAAATTCATAAATAAATTGGAGACACTAATATTACTAGTGTAACAAAAAGTACAACCAGAAATGCCTACCAAGGTAACAAAGAGTTGTTCAAACAGCTCAATAGGCGGAATGTCCTCAAAGAAATCCAGAATTCCTTCCCTGTCCAATACACCAATGCTTCAGAGAAGTGCAATTACAGAAGAGAAGACAGAGACTTATCAGTAAATATTTCAACATACACTGCCAAATCCTCATCGTAAAGAGGTGCTTGCTTGACTGCTGGAACTGGTTTTGCTGCTTCCCATAGTTCACGCCACAAATTACCTAACACCAAGAATGACTTTGTCATGAGAAATTCAAGGATCCACACAACTACAGCACGTGACCAAGAGTTCCACAGTCAAAATATTCAGTTTTAACCTTCATGACATGGGATTTAGTAACTGTAACAGCGATCATAATATTTAAGGACAGACAATGACCGATAAAAGAGAGGACATCTGAATAGACTCCACTAGTGCGATTGTCCATTAAAAGCCGTGACTCTTTCAACCAAGGGATTTTAGTAAATTGATAAACCTAGCTCCAAAGCTCTTCCTAATATTTGACTAGTAATATCCCACTGGGTTCAGGTATAACCGTAGCTTGCATGTTCAAGTTCGACTAAATGACTATATAACAGCAGAAATATGGGTACGAGACAAAAAAtgatgtgaagaagcttttccTGAAGTAGCTGAACATTTGATATCCTCTTTGCATCAATGCAAGTTTCAAGACTGGGCTAAAGATGACCCCAGCAAAATAGGTTTTACCTTCTTTTTGCATTCGACTGCTTAACTGGCCTTTTGTTGATGCATTCTCATCCTCATATTCTAGATCAGATTCGGTCCAGTCTGGAGGAGAATGCCATCTTACAAAATCTTCTAGAATGCAACCAGGATTAGCAGCCTAATGCGAGAGAGTAACAGACTTGATTTAACAGGAAAGTAAAAGATCGTTGAACTTATTGAAAAAAGCAACTGGCAATCCATAACATGAGGAATATTTTGTCATCATAACCTTGAAAGCTTGCATGTCAGAGAGGAGTTGAGAGCACCCAGCACCAACACTGATTAGACAACGCAAATTACAAACTGTCAATAAATAGAAATTGACCCTTCATCACTCATGAGGCAACAACAATTAAACGTAgctatttattttgtaaatcCTAAGCGTAGGTAGTAATTGTAATCATCAAGTCAAGTATGAAATGCAGACGTATTGCCCAAGAAGTTACCTCCTCAATCAGTCAAAACAGTTCTAGTAACGTAACAAGATAATTGTGTAATCTTGTGCATCTTGTGACCCAGTAAATGGTAACACAAAACTGATGTAGTACAAAAGTAAATAGTTTCACGGACCACAGTGGAGAATTAACCCCACAACCATAAGTGCAAACAAACTTAGGAAAGAGCAAAGATTGGCATTTTCGAGTAACTCATATCTGCAAGAGGAAAAGATTGTCTGTTCTTGTTCCTACTAACCTCCCTGTCCGAAGTATGAATTCTTCTGTTTCTTTGATGAGATCTTCCGTCAGTAAAGGACCTTCCTGCACGTAAACAAAGCACACAGGATTGGATTTCATAGAAGGAAAACAATCAGTATTTAGTAGAATAAAAACACTACAAACCTGGGTCACAGGAGAGTACACAAGTTCACCAGTTTCCAACATACATAGATCATCACACGGGTGATCTGCCCCCAGACGCAGAACAAGCTCCCCTGTGTTTAATCTCGCATACAAAGCAGGGCTGTCCGAAACTGTATTTGCGGGCACATTGGATTTTTCAGTTTGTGAACTGGCCTCCCTTATCGTGGTGTCTAATGATGCGGAAGTAACCCTGTGGCGCCGTTTGCGGGATATGCAACAGTTGATGACCTGCAGCTGCTGATATAAAAGACAGCAATTAAGATCTGGAATCTGGTCCGCCGGAATGCCAGCGATATGTTGCTCCTCATACCAGCTTCTGCGCAGCTACatttaaaaatgatcatcaGCTACAGATGAAAGATGGCACTGATGCACGACTTTTCCATCTTCAGACAATAAAAACTGAATATCAGAGTACTCAGAAAATTTGCCAGGAAATACGAAAAAAatgctttctaattttttagtgAGCCAAATTTCCAGCCCATTTCATAGTGTAAAATTCATTTAATGTAATGGACTGAGAATTTAAAGCAACAGGAATAATCCTTTTATTTAGACAACATATTTTCAGCATCAATGAGccttaaattttcaagataaagaGTTTATTTACAATAATTGAAGAATGTATTCTATTGACTGGTAATCTAGTTTATGCCATTACATGATTCCAGCCAGCCTTACCTCAGCAACAACCCTGCACCAAAATAAAGCCATATCCCTCATTGTTTTACAGCTTCCAATGATTTCAGAAACTTTAGCAACAAAGCTTTCAGGTGGAGCTGCATGAATATCTCTCGGCAATGTTGCAGCAGTGGTGTCTGAACTAGAACTGATCTTTCTTCTGAGAAGATTTCCCTCTGCAAATATCTTGTAGATATTACAATAGAAGAAAGATCATCAtagtataattttaaaaaagaaccaacaaattttttatattcCATAAGTAATATTTCATGGAATAATTAATTTGATAATCCGATTATTGATCTACCTGCATCAAACAGCAAACTAATCAAAGAATAGAGCTTCACTTCATCTGGAAACTCGGATATGTTGTCTTCCTTTTCACGAAGCACAAGTGACCTCACAGCAGAAAGACTTAATCCTGCCCTTTCCCTGATAGGAGAAGAACCTTTGTTTGTTGCCAGAAAATCTTTCATTGAGCTAAATTTCCTTCCATTCCTGCAAAAAGTTTCCAAGGGTGTCTAAGTGAAAGAAGAATTATATAGAGCTAAAAGTTATAATGGCTATCTGGTAGATATAAAGACTTACTCTACAGCCACAGCCAGTTGCTTGATAACTGGTGCTGGAGGAATTTTCTCTGTGTTACCAGCAATTAGACTGTCCAATGTGGCTGTAGACTCTGAACcctatgaaaacatttttcatccaAATTAGACAGAAGAACCATCACTATGTCATCTTAAACCTTGAAGTCTCATCTTCTGCCGAAGAAAAAGAGATTAATCGTACTTATAACTCTTAACTATTTGCAGCCATTTCTGATTTTCACATGAAAAGAACAGCTTGAGGCATTATTGCAGCAGACAGATTAAAGTATGAGAAAACCAAAGAGAGATTGGAATACAAGATTTTCTCCGAATTGCAATGAAAAGTTGGGGCAAATGTATTGTAAGCAGGGAGCTGGCTTCTCCactgataatttttccaataagTAAGGACTATCTCAGTTCTCTATCAACTGTAGATATTTGAGGTATAACAAAAGCTTCACTGGTTAattctttttccccaaaaaaatttttgctGGTGTAATAATAGATGCTTAGACAACAAGAACACAGCTTAAGATTTTTCAATCTGCTGTCCCAGATTCTCGTTGACATTTTCTATTGGCCATTCAGGACTCAGTGCGTCATCAAACTTGATTTCTATAACACATGCAGAAAATAAACTTTTTGAGAGTGTAAAAGAGTTAAAGCACCAAAAAATTCTCACCCTTGATTCAGCATCGTTCTTCTCATTCACCATGTACAGATTTTCGTCGAAAATTGGAAAGGACATCTTTGAGTTCTCAGATTTCTCAGTGTCATCGGCTCCTTTTCTCCCTCTTCTTATGTTTCTCAATCTGTCCTGCCAATCTTGCTTTGAACCTAACGTTATCGGAGGAGGTCTCCACCTCAAGTTCTTTGACTCATGGTATGCCTGAGTGGTCTAATCCACAACAAAGAAAGaatcaacaattaaaaaagatgCGCCAGTGATAACAGAAGAAAAGGGAACATTTATTTCAACAAATCACGCTCGTTGTGGAATTGGAAAATCAGACATCTCAAGCACCGACTGAGGTCTCCCATCAGTTCTGGTGCCCAAAACAGACATCGGGTTCGAGGCCTGACATCATCAGAATCGAGGAACTAGTCGTGCTTCAATCCGAGAGATAATCACATTGGGTAAACTGGAAAATGCCCGCAAAGGAGACTCATTCGTtcccaattcagtccatctcaAACACGTTTCTCCATTTTCTCAGCATCCAAGCAAGATATCACAGAATGCACGTATCTTTCGACACCCGAACAGCTCGATCTTACAATTCCGCTTAATCAAACACGCACGTCAAAACTGGAAAGGGTCCGAACGAGCAAACACGATCAAGCAACAAGTCAATCGATTTTCAAAATACCTTTGACTCTGCCGACTCACTCGGAGATTCATCTTCTATCGACAAACTCGCGGGCGATTTTCCATCAACATCTGCTCAACAACACCAGACAATCTCATTACCCCGCTTCGGGAATACGGAAacacaacaagaaaaaaaaaaagaaccccgGGGTTAAATACGGTCAAATCTAAATTTAAAACAATCCCGAACTAGCGGACGAGCGCGAAAGAATGGGAGATCACAGGGTCACAAGGAGAGAGGGGAAGGCGCGAGGGGGGACTAAATTGGACCTCGGTCGTGCTTGAAATCGGATTTGATGTCCGCGAGCACGCGCTCCGCTTTAGCCGCCGCAGAATGGAACGCGGTCCTCGCTTTGGAGACGAAGGAGGGCGCCTCCATATCCGCGCAGCGGATTCAGCTCCTTCGTGAGGTGACGATCGAGGCGTCGCTAAATCGGGGACGGGAATGCAGGCATGTTTCTAGCTGTTAGCTcctagagagagacagacagacagagagaagagagagagagagagttttgagtACGAAAGAGAAGAAGGGAGGCAAGTGTATACTGGCGACCAGAGAGAAAGAGGCTttcagaattttaaaaaatgatttgcaGGGGTATTGtttgttaattaattttttttttttttagtagtgttggattgttttgttagcctttaatttttaattgacgTGATTCGATTGGTGGGATGACGCGTCTCCGTGCGGCAATTCTGATTTCTAGCTGAGATGATTGGGCGGAAGCCATGGCGTGAATGCGTAGTTTGATTACATTAATTTACTCTTATTTTCTACTAAACTCTTTGCTTACAGTCCTagattgaaaaaacaaagaaatagtGTCCAAATCATCTGCAATCGGGCCGTAATAGAAAGGACCTCATGCACGGATGATCTAAGTAATTTGTTAGTTGACAAGTGACTCGATATAAaactatagaaaaaaaaaagaggtttgaaatttgacattttttaccATCAATATCTTGTGTGTTTCGTaaaaaaatgtgatgtttttaaaaaatatttttcaaaagtttatcttttaggaaaatgatgatatttttcaGCTTTTAGCTTAAACGTGAATAGGGGTAGTGGAACACTAGTTTACATTGAGTTTAGATGTACGAGATgcttaatattctttttttttttttgctgaaagTACAAGATGCTTAATTCAATGTccataaaaaaagtgaaaaaagagagtaaatgaTTCGATTCATAACGTCTGTCTTAAAAGTGTTGGACTCAGCTCTGAAATTGAGATTGAGTTGACTGAAGATCAATTGAAACCGTAAAACTTTCCATTTATTGCTTGTTGCTTCATTTATTAACTGGCAGAAAAATAACTATGCATCTGTTAACTTCTTTCTTCCCCAGTGCCATCCCAAAGATGCAGCAGGGCCTGATCCTCTCGCTTATCCGTTCTCTAAAGATTCCCAttattcgcaaaaaaaaaataatttaaaaaatattttttttaaaaatgattgctcaaatgaataaaaaattgaataatatttttcgtaGTACACGAAAATGCTTAGACAAAAATCAttgtcgacaatgaaaatattcttttttttttgctaattataCAATcgatacaaatgatcatttttagggTGCGTTTATTTTACTGAAAAATTCATgcttaaggaaaatattttgtcaTGAGAATCATTTTGACGGGTGAATagttagttttcatttatttggatGTTTaaggaaagtgatttccttcttgttaCGAGGGAAGTCGTTTTCCCTCAATATAAACTT from Rhodamnia argentea isolate NSW1041297 chromosome 2, ASM2092103v1, whole genome shotgun sequence encodes the following:
- the LOC115749926 gene encoding rab3 GTPase-activating protein catalytic subunit isoform X2, whose product is MEAPSFVSKARTAFHSAAAKAERVLADIKSDFKHDRDVDGKSPASLSIEDESPSESAESKAYHESKNLRWRPPPITLGSKQDWQDRLRNIRRGRKGADDTEKSENSKMSFPIFDENLYMVNEKNDAESRGSESTATLDSLIAGNTEKIPPAPVIKQLAVAVENGRKFSSMKDFLATNKGSSPIRERAGLSLSAVRSLVLREKEDNISEFPDEVKLYSLISLLFEEGNLLRRKISSSSDTTAATLPRDIHAAPPESFVAKVSEIIGSCKTMRDMALFWCRVVAELRRSWYEEQHIAGIPADQIPDLNCCLLYQQLQVINCCISRKRRHRVTSASLDTTIREASSQTEKSNVPANTVSDSPALYARLNTGELVLRLGADHPCDDLCMLETGELVYSPVTQEGPLLTEDLIKETEEFILRTGSVGAGCSQLLSDMQAFKAANPGCILEDFVRWHSPPDWTESDLEYEDENASTKGQLSSRMQKEGNLWRELWEAAKPVPAVKQAPLYDEDLAVEGILDFFEDIPPIELFEQLFVTLLAEGFMIAEASISADPNFSKLFYECKDYVTSTCQGSIREKVDDLWQVYETVEMMLLKPEEALKMMQPPEDTSTTPGEPRRRFKRLSLIFGGKDKQIKEQEMKNQKIAEDNLSRQSFASFFDSKSSLFSRKPPRPGSASPAEKPSCPDENDWTIV
- the LOC115749926 gene encoding rab3 GTPase-activating protein catalytic subunit isoform X1, which codes for MEAPSFVSKARTAFHSAAAKAERVLADIKSDFKHDRDVDGKSPASLSIEDESPSESAESKAYHESKNLRWRPPPITLGSKQDWQDRLRNIRRGRKGADDTEKSENSKMSFPIFDENLYMVNEKNDAESRGSESTATLDSLIAGNTEKIPPAPVIKQLAVAVENGRKFSSMKDFLATNKGSSPIRERAGLSLSAVRSLVLREKEDNISEFPDEVKLYSLISLLFDAEGNLLRRKISSSSDTTAATLPRDIHAAPPESFVAKVSEIIGSCKTMRDMALFWCRVVAELRRSWYEEQHIAGIPADQIPDLNCCLLYQQLQVINCCISRKRRHRVTSASLDTTIREASSQTEKSNVPANTVSDSPALYARLNTGELVLRLGADHPCDDLCMLETGELVYSPVTQEGPLLTEDLIKETEEFILRTGSVGAGCSQLLSDMQAFKAANPGCILEDFVRWHSPPDWTESDLEYEDENASTKGQLSSRMQKEGNLWRELWEAAKPVPAVKQAPLYDEDLAVEGILDFFEDIPPIELFEQLFVTLLAEGFMIAEASISADPNFSKLFYECKDYVTSTCQGSIREKVDDLWQVYETVEMMLLKPEEALKMMQPPEDTSTTPGEPRRRFKRLSLIFGGKDKQIKEQEMKNQKIAEDNLSRQSFASFFDSKSSLFSRKPPRPGSASPAEKPSCPDENDWTIV